A window of the Brassica napus cultivar Da-Ae chromosome C5, Da-Ae, whole genome shotgun sequence genome harbors these coding sequences:
- the BNAC05G49740D gene encoding uncharacterized protein BNAC05G49740D, with protein MAASSIPPSTIIIRKSLLLSTTTFSFPASSLPSSINLPQKHIHRRLLLASSSSSAAVPSDSKPAVKKETVYFDGGAHYGDLLANLVLGLTILWLPLTLAAVSRAFNLRYRFTNLRVTVISGITGEDRSDFSYKVIKDVQVVPRFIGEWGDIIITLRDGTKVDLRSVPKFREIAKYCLSMADQPAVVKESGAKGF; from the coding sequence ATGGCTGCATCCTCAATTCCGCCGTCAACCATCATCATTCGCAAATCGCTCCTCCTCTCCACCACCACTTTCTCCTTCCCCGCTTCTTCCTTGCCTTCCTCCATCAACTTACCGCAAAAACACATTCACAGAAGACTCCTCCtagcttcctcctcctcctcagccGCCGTTCCTTCCGATTCCAAACCCGCAGTGAAGAAAGAAACTGTCTATTTCGACGGCGGAGCTCATTACGGGGATCTACTGGCGAACCTCGTCTTAGGCCTAACCATCCTCTGGCTCCCACTAACGCTAGCAGCCGTGTCTCGAGCGTTTAACCTCCGTTACAGGTTCACCAACCTCCGCGTGACGGTGATATCGGGGATCACCGGAGAAGACCGGAGCGATTTCTCGTACAAGGTGATCAAGGACGTCCAGGTTGTGCCGAGGTTCATCGGAGAATGGGGGGACATCATCATCACGCTGAGAGACGGGACGAAAGTGGATCTGAGAAGCGTTCCTAAGTTCAGAGAGATTGCTAAGTACTGCTTGTCCATGGCTGATCAACCTGCCGTTGTCAAAGAATCTGGTGCTAAAGGCTTCTGA
- the LOC106400990 gene encoding binding partner of ACD11 1-like encodes MDHQNGYGVEVTGLSPAVTEKDLVDFFSFSGAVEDIDIVKSGEQACTAYVMFKDSYSQETAVLLTGATILDQRVCITRWGQHHQEFDFWNASFEDEANSHPHPQRGEFNAGEVVKSMLATGFVLGKDALTKAKAFDESHGVSAAAAARVSQLDQRFGLADKIFAGVEAVRLTDQKYHVSDKAKSAVSATGRTAAAAATSVVNSSYFSSGALWLSGALERAAKAASDLGSRGPRQ; translated from the exons atggatcaTCAAAATGGATACGGTGTGGAAGTTACTGGTTTATCACCAGCTGTCACTGAGAAAGATCTCGTagacttcttctccttctctggTGCAGTTGAAGATATTGATATTGTCAA GTCTGGTGAGCAAGCGTGCACTGCTTATGTGATGTTCAAGGATTCTTATTCTCAGGAAACTGCTGTTCTACTCACT GGTGCAACGATATTGGATCAGCGCGTTTGCATCACTCGTTGGGGACAGCATCACCAGGAGTTTGACTTCTGGAACGCGAGTTTTGAAGATGAAGCTAACTCTCAT CCTCATCCGCAGCGAGGCGAGTTCAACGCGGGAGAAGTGGTGAAATCAATGCTGGCTACAGGGTTTGTGCTAGGCAAAGACGCTTTAACCAAAGCTAAAGCCTTTGACGAATCCCACGGTGTATCAGCTGCGGCAGCTGCTAGAGTATCTCAACTAGACCAGAGGTTCGGTCTCGCTGACAAAATCTTCGCTGGGGTTGAAGCTGTCAGATTGACCGACCAGAAGTACCATGTTTCAGACAAAGCCAAATCAGCCGTCTCTGCCACGGGAAGAACCGCTGCGGCAGCTGCAACTAGCGTTGTCAATAGCAGTTACTTCTCCAGCGGAGCTCTTTGGCTGTCCGGTGCGTTAGAGCGGGCGGCTAAGGCTGCCTCTGATCTCGGCAGCCGTGGACCAAGGCAGTGA
- the LOC111206315 gene encoding B3 domain-containing protein REM7-like, whose translation MASPVWRRRVSPKDASFHMDLGPYEAVRCEEEIVEGKLKEWKLPENLISSSLFFLVVKVAWYSQFLKPIFPYFAIPLDLYSKHIQGAEINKPWKLRSDASDQIWEVIREGRTLTRGWKEFTEAHDLRIGDIIIFKHEGDMVFHVTPFGPSCCEIQYTHPQIVKEEADADDAPTFSYDYCFLAEVTATNQKDDKMFLPVEAMWCGALSQQCKEVKLQNKEGKSWTESFGFSESDGAYYISRGWRKFCRDNICTNGALFVLNVVGDGTTTPLLCVCPERKECTELLINHFSRIDGSVASTSRN comes from the exons ATGGCGTCTCCGGTTTGGCGACGGCGCGTGAGCCCGAAAGACGCCTCCTTTCACATGGATCTAGGTCCTTACGAGGCAGTGAGATGTGAGGAGGAGATAGTTGAAGGCAAGTTGAAAGA ATGGAAACTCCCCGAGAACCTCATTTCTTCAAGCCTCTTCTTCCTGGTTGTCAAAGTGGCGTGGTATTCTCAGTTCTTGAAGCCTATTTTTCCTTATTTT GCAATACCACTTGACTTATACTCAAAACACATACAAGGGGCTGAGATCAATAAACCATGGAAGCTAAGATCGGACGCTTCGGATCAAATTTGGGAggtgatccgagaaggcaggaCACTCACCAGAGGTTGGAAAGAGTTCACCGAAGCACATGATCTTCGCATCGGTGACATTATCATCTTCAAACACGAAGGAGACATGGTCTTTCATGTGACTCCTTTTGGTCCTAGCTGTTGTGAGATTCAGTATACACATCCTCAAATCGTTAAGGAAGAAGCCGACGCGGATGATGCTCCTACTTTCTCATACGACTACTGCTTCTTGGCTGAGGTTACTGCTACAAATCAAAAGGACGACAAAATG TTTCTTCCTGTGGAAGCTATGTGGTGTGGTGCTTTGAGCCAACAATGCAAAGAGGTCAAACTTCAAAACAAGGAGGGAAAGTCATGGACTGAAAGCTTCGGATTTAGCGAATCAGACGGCGCATATTACATCAGCAGAGGGTGGAGAAAGTTCTGTCGTGATAACATATGCACCAACGGAGCTTTGTTTGTGTTGAACGTGGTTGGAGATGGGACGACAACTCCATTACTGTGTGTATGTCCGGAAAGGAAGGAGTGTACTGAACTACTGATCAACCACTTCAGCAGAATCGATG GTAGCGTTGCTTCTACCTCACGAAATTAG